In the genome of Fibrobacter sp., one region contains:
- a CDS encoding Rrf2 family transcriptional regulator: MRISTKGRYALRVMIDLAKNGRENYVKLQELSARQQISEKYLEGILGTLVRSRLLEGARGKGGGYKLKCDPMECSVWDILSLTETSVAPVACLDDDVNTCDRASFCVTLPVWKELDSMIRGYLDSVKLDQFVRGTEEAEGKVPNDKAWSCGL, translated from the coding sequence ATGCGAATTTCTACCAAAGGTCGTTACGCTCTGCGGGTCATGATAGACTTGGCCAAGAACGGTCGAGAAAACTACGTGAAGCTGCAGGAACTGTCTGCCCGTCAGCAAATCTCTGAAAAGTACCTGGAAGGCATTCTGGGAACGCTGGTGCGCAGCAGGCTACTGGAAGGCGCTCGCGGCAAGGGCGGCGGCTATAAGCTGAAGTGCGACCCCATGGAATGCAGCGTATGGGACATCCTTTCGCTGACGGAGACGTCGGTGGCGCCTGTGGCCTGCCTCGATGACGATGTAAATACCTGCGACCGTGCAAGTTTCTGCGTTACCCTTCCGGTGTGGAAGGAGCTGGATTCCATGATCCGCGGCTACCTGGACAGCGTCAAGCTGGACCAGTTTGTCCGCGGGACGGAAGAGGCTGAAGGGAAGGTGCCTAACGATAAGGCCTGGAGCTGCGGGCTGTAA